The following is a genomic window from Spirosoma foliorum.
ATACCAGTTGATTAAAAAAACAGAAAATACAATCCATTGCCCTCATAAAAAGGGTTGCCTACTACAATCAGTCCGTGAACTATTTTCTATTTTTATAGAAGCAATACGGAAGCTTATTTAGAAGGGTTGCGCAACCCTTAAATTTTCTTTTCAGAAAGCGCATCTACTCGGATATGATTATGCCCACGAGCCAATAAAAAAAGCCACTTAGAGTGGCTTTTTTTATTGGCTCGTGGGCTACCCTTGTAGAACATTTTTTACTAGCAGAACAACAGTTTAATTCTTTTTTAATACCACAGGCTACTGCGAAAAATTACATACCACTGAATACCAACAATATAACAAAATAACCAAAGCCGTCCTGCCTAAATTATGGTTAATCCAATTTTAAGTTCGTTGATTTAGATGTAGAACCAACCTTAACGCCCCAGCCAGTCTTTAAACTCCGACATACGGCTCATGCTGACAAATACCTCTAAGCGGGCGGGTGGCAGCAAATCCAGCTTTAGTTTCCCTGCCGAAAAGGCGTGAATGGTTTGAATTGCCGATCGCGCGACGAGAAATTGTCTGTTGACGCGGAAGAATTGATTGGGGTCTAGCATGCCTGCCAGCTGGTCAAGACTATATTCGAGTGGCAGAAAATGGCCGTCTTTGTTCACGAGAAAGGTGGCCTTTTCTTCCGAAAAAAAGTAGGCTGTGCTCGTCACCTCCACGCTATGAATTTTCGTCCCAATGCTAATCATAAATCGCTCTCGAAACCGGCTTTCCTGCGGTTTTTGCATCATCTGAAAAAGCGCGCTCAAGTCCGAAAGCTCCGGCTTCGATCGAATCGTTTTGAACTTCTCGAGAGCAGCCACCAATTCGTCGTAATCAACTGGTTTGAGCAGATAGTCGATGCTGTTTACCTTGAAGGCCTTGATCATGTACTCCTCGTAGGCCGTCGTGAAAATAATGGGCAGCGTTAAGGTTAGTTGCTCGAAAAGCCGGAAAACGAGCCCGTCTTCGAGGTGAATGTCCATGAATGCCAAATCGGGTGCTGGGTGCGTGCTGAACCACTCAACCGCATCTTTTACCGATGGCAATTGTGTCAGAATATGAATGGTGGGATCATATTTTTTCAGCATACGCTCCAGTTGGCGCGCATTGCGATCTTCATCTTCAATAATGACGACGTTCATGATAAAAGGGGAATTTCAACAACAAACGATTGATCTTGCCGACCATGCGATACCGGTCTGGGTGTTAGCAGCGCATAGCGATTGATTATATTTTTCAAGCCGATACCAGTCGAGAAATCAGGCTGATTGCGCGGTAACCAGGGGTTCTCTACCACCAGCACATCGCCTTTGCAATAGATACGCACCTGCAATGGCTCGGTTATCGACATCCGATTATGCTTCACTGCATTTTCGACCAACAGTTGAAGCGATAAGGGGGCAATTTTATACTGTTCTTCCTCCGCTGGCGTAATCTCAATCAGCACATCGAACTTGTTTTCGAAACGAATCTGGAGCAGAAATGTATAGGCTCTGATAAACTCTATTTCGGTTTTCAGAGCAACTAGTTCCTGATCCCGTTGCTCAAGAATGTAGCGATACACTTTGGAGAGTTGCTTGATAAACTTTTCGGACAGATCGGCATCCTCATGCACCATCGACGTAAGAATACTCAGGCTGTTGAACAGAAAATGCGGGCTCAGTTGATGTTTCAGGGCTTCGACCTGACTCAGCGCAGCTTCTTTTTCCGACCGTTCGGCGCGGAGCTGCACATCTTTTAACTGCTGGTACGATCGTGAAATAAGTGTCAGATAAAAGGCCGATAACATGATAACCAGGTTAAACACATTGTTTACCCGATGCAGATAAGCAAACACTTCGGGCGTAAACGGCTGGGATTTCTCTGAGTGTTGGGGAATCAGCCCAACGTAAAAAATTAGCTTAAATAACCCAGTGATGATCAGCTGAAAAACCAGAGCGTACAACACAGCCAATCCTAGCGAAATAAGCATGGTCAATATCAGTGCCCGCCAGTTGAAATCGAGCAAAAACTCCTCGCCAAATCGTTGAAATAGTTGATTTTGAATCCAGTCCGTAGCCGAAATCCAGATGAAGTATAAACCCAGTGCAATCAGGAAAATAGCAGCTATAAATGGTAGTAATTCGACCACCTTGCCCAGACTCCGAACCGATTCGGGCAGGTTGATATAGAGCGTAAGGGGTGAATACAGAAACAGCAGCCGAATGGCTAATTGCCATCTTTGCCGGTACGTTAGCTTTGCGACCATAATTGATTAGTAAAAAGAAAACTAGGCCAACTGGCTACTTCTTCGCCACGTTTCTCTTCCTATTTACAATAAACACAAATTAGCCCTAGGCAGACATCGGTCGATGCTTGTTTCTGTCCAGGGCTAATTATTTATATTACCTTATTTCCTATCGATGCGTGGCAATGATTAATCCTGAACAACAAAGCTCTCATTCGGATTGGGTTGCACAACAAACGTCTTCGTCTGCGTTTGCGAACCCGTTGCCAGGGATAATCGATACGTACCATAACTTAGGTTAGACAGGTCGAACTGCTGACTCAACCCTTTTTGCAATGCTACGTTTGATGTGTATACCGGCTGACCGTTAGCATCCAGAATGGTAACCTGACCTTTTGTTTGCAAAGGCTGAACATAAAGTTTGATTTTATGCTCAGGAGTCATTATTACATGCGTCTGAGGAGCTGAAGGCTGAGCAACAGGTTGATTAGCGAACGATGCTGAACTGGCTACCAGTCCTGCAATCAGAAGAAGAATCTTTTTCATGATTTGTCTATTGTTTACGTGTTTTTGTTTGACGAATCAAAAGTAGATTCAACCCTGAAGTCCTGAAAATCAAAGCTTCCGAACATCGACATTCGCCGGATGAGTGAAGGTTTTAAGGGGATGAATAAAAATGGACACTCGTTTAATTTCCCGAACCAGTTAAGGTATATAAGGCTTACCAACCACCAGCTTATCGCCAGAAAAGTCTACCTCTATCAGGTGAGGAACCCGTACTGTACGACCATTGCTCTTTCTATGACTGTGAAGCGACATTAACCACTTGCCATCCAGTGTTTGAAACAACATGCCATG
Proteins encoded in this region:
- a CDS encoding LytR/AlgR family response regulator transcription factor, which translates into the protein MNVVIIEDEDRNARQLERMLKKYDPTIHILTQLPSVKDAVEWFSTHPAPDLAFMDIHLEDGLVFRLFEQLTLTLPIIFTTAYEEYMIKAFKVNSIDYLLKPVDYDELVAALEKFKTIRSKPELSDLSALFQMMQKPQESRFRERFMISIGTKIHSVEVTSTAYFFSEEKATFLVNKDGHFLPLEYSLDQLAGMLDPNQFFRVNRQFLVARSAIQTIHAFSAGKLKLDLLPPARLEVFVSMSRMSEFKDWLGR
- a CDS encoding sensor histidine kinase translates to MVAKLTYRQRWQLAIRLLFLYSPLTLYINLPESVRSLGKVVELLPFIAAIFLIALGLYFIWISATDWIQNQLFQRFGEEFLLDFNWRALILTMLISLGLAVLYALVFQLIITGLFKLIFYVGLIPQHSEKSQPFTPEVFAYLHRVNNVFNLVIMLSAFYLTLISRSYQQLKDVQLRAERSEKEAALSQVEALKHQLSPHFLFNSLSILTSMVHEDADLSEKFIKQLSKVYRYILEQRDQELVALKTEIEFIRAYTFLLQIRFENKFDVLIEITPAEEEQYKIAPLSLQLLVENAVKHNRMSITEPLQVRIYCKGDVLVVENPWLPRNQPDFSTGIGLKNIINRYALLTPRPVSHGRQDQSFVVEIPLLS
- a CDS encoding T9SS type A sorting domain-containing protein produces the protein MKKILLLIAGLVASSASFANQPVAQPSAPQTHVIMTPEHKIKLYVQPLQTKGQVTILDANGQPVYTSNVALQKGLSQQFDLSNLSYGTYRLSLATGSQTQTKTFVVQPNPNESFVVQD